One part of the Anopheles merus strain MAF chromosome 3L, AmerM5.1, whole genome shotgun sequence genome encodes these proteins:
- the LOC121599275 gene encoding ataxin-2 homolog: protein MSEKAAVVTAAVAAAVPAPLPPAPVVPAPAPAAAAAAAAVAAPAAGAAATTTTATPPAQQKLSESDDFTDNSAENTKEANQEDTSQQSGLATVESEYDTASDSPSDGGEEEDEEEDDYEEEESGGEEEEDEEDDDGTEEDDEDDGTEEEEEEDEEDDDDVIEVHERQSGDGQEQDAESRRKVDDDEDRSNPQYIPKKGTFYEHDDRTAEDDLDDSGVDGDEQRSKRNEDGLGEGDSHGGGGGGGGGGGGGGELGAPGMYGGERRGSEKGGGGGTGGGAGAKGAKKWQASADRWTHDRFDESEQAPKSQAELVFAYGYDIRSEDGPPKARRKRRYARGPNRYTRNWEDEDAYQKSSGAEHHQRHKKLPRPEEFPELAGGANGKSGRATGRGRREGPPKGADGQRRQSGGTEGGVAGGRAKSSDVRRAGGAGPDRSMGRSERVRSGDWAASAASGAPADRDREQEQRAGDWEQRPEYGGGNGRYRNEERGARNNYHNKENKLAGSGGRNGKEKEYKVMSSLQYKGQARNKNGEAGGAGTGGSGVAPMGAGAGAGPGQPAGSPGLAAAAAAPMMHSSSAGALSGSSNSNKMNNHGPVQQQQQQQHGNSTSPGGERIHHADPNHQSRMMNVVTTSASLGSVPSAGVQQQHYGIHGQMAQHPHQQQQPSQPPQKMKQGYLEEDHSKYVPLYAGSAPMQQANAAGGQLPMSQRSQISPRAIVAQPAPPTEQVSSERMQLEYQAMPQGYGGQQRPLTVQQQQQQQQVANQMQHQQQMLPAEVPRATKRYSTQRQRSAMESAANVNAMQVQQQQQQQQQQVQQQQQQQAAAAAAAAAAAASMHEQRQLMQQHQEQMLRHQHEQQLNKQKQQQQQVYAQQQLPQSGPAPGGLPMTLQPAEYHVAVGKTHQQPPPPPQGAPGGQSAPVQYHQTAALYYAPAPGGAGGPAPGEYVTAAAPVGQPQQQQQAPPPPQQQPSQAPPPPQAQYAPPPYAAQGPPPQPPQSAPYLAGPVPAPSAYLPAPQPASVPQPGPQPPTGVVPGGGAPPPPMNFVPALGPPPSGAAPGVSPAQYPTAYAASFQTGYAPAVGVVPQPVPGGPPPSAVVAGPPTGGPGGPPPPTALYQPSGGITYYAPQTQAQAPRPLPTGRRPTAAIPILAPPDRKPAGAATTPASASAANKSGGATSRSTGDESTAANAAEGGAEGAGGSAPADSGENIDHILDNMFVQRPQYQPPSRKSPSPALATTAAAAAATPQQAPGGNETPNGAVDAAGTDGQEPMDKIGESVKKMSIQDTEKLSIAGGVPGVEAKEVAAGVSEAVE, encoded by the exons ATGTCGGAGAAAGCAGCAGTCgtcacagcagcagtagccgCGGCCGTTCCGGCACCGCTACCGCCAGCTCCGGTAGTGCCAGCTCCGgctccggcagcagcagcagcagcagcagcagtagcggcaccagcagcaggagcagcagcaacaacaactacagcCACACCGCCAGCTCAACAGAAGTTATCGGAATCGGATGATTTTACCGACAATTCGGCAGAA AACACAAAGGAAGCCAATCAGGAGGACACTTCGCAGCAGAGTGGCCTGGCAACGGTCGAGTCCGAGTACGATACTGCCTCCGATTCGCCGTCGGACGGTGGCGAGGAGGAAGACGAAGAGGAGGACGAttacgaggaggaggaaagcGGTGgcgaggaagaggaggacgaAGAGGATGACGACGGTAcggaggaggacgacgaggacgacggtaccgaggaggaggaggaggaagacgaggaggacgacgatgaTGTGATCGAGGTGCACGAGCGGCAGAGCGGCGACGGGCAGGAGCAGGACGCGGAAAGCCGCCGCAAGGTGGACGATGACGAGGACCGCAGCAACCCGCAGTACATCCCGAAGAAGGGCACGTTCTACGAGCACGACGACCGGACGGCCGAGGACGATCTGGACGATTCGGGGGTGGACGGGGACGAGCAGCGGTCGAAGCGGAACGAGGACGGGCTCGGTGAAGGCGATTCgcacggtggcggtggcggtggtggaggtggcggcggcggaggcGGTGAGCTCGGAGCGCCCGGAATGTACGGAGGCGAGCGGCGCGGTTCGGAGaagggcggcggtggcggtacCGGTGGCGGAGCCGGGGCAAAGGGGGCCAAGAAGTGGCAGGCATCGGCCGACCGGTGGACGCACGACCGGTTCGACGAGAGCGAGCAGGCCCCGAAATCGCAGGCCGAGCTGGTGTTCGCGTACGGGTACGACATCCGGAGCGAGGATGGGCCGCCGAAGGCGCGCAGGAAGCGCCGGTACGCCCGCGGCCCGAACCGGTACACGCGCAACTGGGAGGACGAGGACGCGTACCAGAAGTCGTCCGGGGCGGAGCACCACCAGCGGCACAAGAAGCTGCCGCGGCCGGAAGAGTTCCCCGAGCTGGCGGGCGGCGCCAACGGGAAGAGTGGCCGGGCGACGGGCCGGGGCCGCCGGGAGGGCCCGCCGAAGGGTGCAGATGGGCAGCGAAGGCAGTCCGGCGGGACGGAGGGTGGTGTGGCGGGTGGTCGTGCGAAGTCGTCCGATGTGCGGCGGGCGGGTGGCGCCGGGCCGGACCGCTCGATGGGCCGTTCGGAGCGGGTACGGTCGGGCGATTGGGCTGCGAGTGCGGCCAGCGGCGCTCCGGCCGATCGTGACCGGGAGCAGGAGCAGCGGGCCGGCGATTGGGAGCAGAGGCCCGAGTACGGAGGCGGCAATGGGCGGTATCGCAACGAGGAGCGCGGCGCGCGCAACAATTATCACAACAAGGAGAACAAGCTCGCCGGCAGCGGTGGGCGAAATGGTAAGGAGAAGGAGTACAAGGTGATGAGCTCGCTGCAGTACAAGGGTCAGGcgagaaacaaaaatggcGAAGCAGGAGGAGCTGGAACGGGTGGCAGTGGGGTTGCACCGATGGGAGCGGGAGCCGGGGCAGGACCGGGACAACCGGCCGGCAGTCCGGGActggctgccgctgccgccgctccAATGATGCACAGCAGCAGTGCCGGTGCTCTGTCCGGCAGCAGCAATAGCAACAAGATGAACAACCACGGCccagtgcagcagcagcagcagcaacagcatggAAACAGCACCAGCCCTGGAGGTGAACGCATCCACCACGCGGACCCGAACCATCAGAGCAGGATGATGAACGTGGTGACGACATCGGCCTCGCTGGGTTCAGTGCCATCGGCCGgggtgcagcaacagcactaCGGCATTCATGGCCAAATGGCGCAGCAtcctcatcagcagcagcaaccgtccCAACCGCCTCAGAAGATGAAACAGGGCTACCTGGAGGAGGACCATTCGAAGTATGTGCCTCTGTACGCGGGATCAGCACCAATGCAGCAGGCGAACGCAGCCGGTGGGCAGCTTCCGATGAGTCAGCGATCTCAAATCTCACCCCGCGCAATAGTGGCACAGCCCGCACCGCCGACAGAGCAAGTGTCGTCCGAGCGCATGCAGCTGGAGTACCAAGCGATGCCGCAAGGGTACGGTGGCCAGCAGCGTCCGTTGACAgttcagcagcaacagcagcaacagcaggttGCTAATCAAatgcaacatcagcagcagatgCTGCCGGCGGAGGTGCCTCGTGCGACGAAACGATACTCGACACAGCGGCAGCGATCCGCGATGGAAAGTGCGGCCAACGTTAATGCGATGCAggtgcaacagcagcagcagcagcagcaacagcaggtgcaacagcagcagcagcagcaagcggcCGCTGCGGCCgccgcggcagcagcagccgcctcCATGCACGAGCAGCGCCAGCTGATGCAACAGCACCAGGAGCAGATGCTGCGGCATCAGCACGAACAACAGCTCAACaaacagaagcagcagcagcagcaggtgtaCGCCCAGCAACAGCTGCCCCAGAGCGGACCGGCTCCCGGTGGGCTGCCCATGACGCTGCAGCCCGCCGAGTATCACGTGGCCGTCGGCAAGACGCACCAGCAACCGCCTCCGCCGCCGCAGGGCGCTCCGGGTGGCCAAAGCGCACCGGTCCAGTACCACCAGACGGCGGCCCTCTACTACGCGCCCGCCccgggtggtgctggtggaccCGCTCCGGGTGAGTACGTCACCGCGGCCGCTCCCGTCGgtcagccgcagcagcagcagcaggcgccaCCACCGCCCCAACAGCAACCGTCCCAGGCGCCACCACCCCCGCAAGCCCAGTATGCACCGCCCCCGTACGCAGCGCAAGGACCGCCGCCGCAACCGCCCCAGTCCGCCCCGTACCTGGCGGGTCCCGTGCCCGCCCCCAGTGCCTACTTGCCAGCGCCACAACCTGCCAGCGTGCCACAGCCCGGCCCGCAGCCGCCTACGGGCGTCGTGCCGGGCGGTGGTGCACCGCCCCCGCCGATGAACTTTGTGCCCGCGCTCGGGCCACCGCCGAGCGGAGCCGCACCGGGCGTTAGCCCGGCCCAGTACCCGACCGCCTACGCCGCCAGCTTCCAGACCGGGTACGCACCGGCGGTCGGTGTCGTGCCGCAGCCCGTGCCCGGTGGCCCACCGCCATCGGCCGTCGTCGCCGGTCCGCCCACCGGAGGCCCCGGTGGACCACCGCCGCCGACCGCGCTGTACCAACCGTCCGGTGGCATCACGTACTACGCACCTCAAACGCAAGCGCAAGCACCCCGCCCACTGCCCACCGGTCGAAGGCCGACCGCCGCTATACCGATTCTGGCCCCGCCGGATCGTAAACCGGCCGGAGCCGCCACCACGCCCGCCAGCGCGAGTGCGGCGAACAAATCGGGCGGAGCAACCAGCCGCTCCACCGGGGACGAATCGACGGCAGCGAATGCTGCCGAGGGCGGGGCGGAGGGTGCCGGCGGCTCTGCGCCGGCTGACAGTGGCGAAAACATCGACCACATCCTGGACAACATGTTCGTGCAGCGCCCCCAGTATCAGCCACCGTCGCGCAAGAGTCCGTCGCCTGCGCTGGCAACaactgccgctgccgccgccgctacGCCTCAGCAAGCGCCGGGCGGTAACGAAACGCCCAACGGGGCCGTGGACGCAGCAGGCACCGATGGACAGGAGCCGATGGATAAAATTGGAGAGTCTGTTAAG aaaatgTCCATCCAAGACACGGAGAAACTGTCCATCGCCGGTGGTGTGCCAGGTGTGGAGGCCAAAGAGGTTGCGGCCGGTGTGAGCGAAGCGGTTGAATGA
- the LOC121599615 gene encoding AF4/FMR2 family member lilli-like has translation MTEFLPLCDVLFNVISLAGYFCDVVFDVVLGYALYERQKFAYFAAVIVIVSFSLVISQIVSIRWYLNKRKIRNASASSTGPPDAEANAPGSGSSLEKKKKKPNSLNAANGQSVAGRGEEAEGRMAPGGGGGASRTTEYSRYIVLALHVTQLGVLWRYAKLFVPVDLRHVKHEVRDLCMLRLVHAFCEAAPMLLLQLYVLVTLQSEAQLAAALRLKTLGHHHHHLPPSTALVQQTNLAEQQQKTFRDLNMVSATLSLFSVCWALASFSKNVRLQNVHRLVLTWLGVIFQFLWRLGTVISRVISLTVYASVYSHWVFLVIILHWFSMFLWLISPKNVFHGERISRLKKTTLGGLIAFVYIFAYINLQEVRHRQKMLTFYVVMFAENCLLVCLWMVGVWPNRPDGWYLVPLSVLGSFAAGLFFMVVYYRYFHVRRLGYEAGGRVAEKCAGHCAPDGCRCLAGHEHGIDGGCGGGGGAGGKGGGGIGGGVGRGALNGNGCQKYPHAIPGVFNCRFSNPVNAATKRKKKKPTTFVPPPNLAIASPNATTGGGVNDHAATSQLLQQQQSHQQLQLPPHQQQHQQQQQQQQHHHQQHQQQYLQQQPLLSHQQQQQQQQHQQQTLQQQQQELQQQYMGPMAIPFWRRPLPRSHTGGSSENEGSSVGSRVNIQQKLQEKKQKQLAELKIIEEEIKQGKLGGPGGTGTLSSGDDAGKTTLPRQPIPRAKKHIDLDPIEWRTSSPDMAEIVANKSFNDLNLLLAANLDDVNSLNKFNSNYDPIYNSFGLNGINISALVNLKSGGANGPAGALVDATGQSASPSAVPGVGPGVGGAGNRNMSPISSQISATESNSLTRQVLPRSKILPNNIPRNPFAENYRGNFVNLYADAAASTPAAGLINGAAGGGGSGSGAGVRAPSISPRTTEIAQSNRAILYDAHGRLYTDANHPRQVSGTYSSTENAGAENLPFPYNVVPPPRSKLDSRGTPTTPVPSGSASGSANNTNSSNKSGRTSATATMAAIVASVGGAGGSAGGSGGAGVINNLNNTKRQNMQRAKTPEILLAPHYLENSRIYFDWVAREAANFRLQESERDQPMESSGDENLDNSGCDDGHNGHHRIPSDIDSQVSLPRSYTLPREFKYYRRNKGRKVKNEHFIASTNSSDGDVDSGDDNESERLSNLSSSSQRRVKNATPCTNLQPNGHHVPSLQQQQQQQQLLQQPLPRQRLNNLNKGMPQPQPPISASMALMYAGPGGPGGSPSGTMLLTNGQAIPAGNVSRQTLNATPQNLHQPPLPHAPIGLANGYNLTGAGDRSSPALPALLSGSDGSPVGMVGKPGAVHSFDLISGVEGAAGAALPPYHPGGGAAGGNGARPTRFRMYGTKNGMVRHETKL, from the exons ATGACGGAATTTCTGCCCCTCTGCGACGTGCTGTTCAATGTGATCTCACTGGCCGGCTACTTCTGTGACGTCGTGTTCGATGTGGTGCTGGGGTACGCGCTGTACGAGCGGCAAAAGTTCGCCTACTTCGCCGCGGTCATCGTGATCGTGTCGTTCTCGCTAGTAATCTCACAG ATTGTGTCCATCCGGTGGTACTTGAATAAGCGTAAAATTCGCAATGCCAGCGCCTCGAGCACCGGGCCACCGGACGCGGAGGCAAACGCGCCCGGCAGTGGCAGCAGtctggagaagaagaaaaagaaaccaaacaGCCTGAACGCGGCCAACGGCCAGAGCGTGGCCGGAAGGGGCGAAGAGGCCGAAGGCAGAATGGCccccggcggtggtggtggtgcctcCCGTACCACCGAGTACAGCCGGTACATAGTGCTCGCGCTGCACGTCACCCAGCTCGGTGTGCTGTGGCGGTACGCGAAGCTGTTCGTGCCGGTCGACCTGCGGCACGTGAAGCACGAGGTGCGCGACCTCTGCATGCTGCGGCTGGTGCACGCGTTTTGCGAGGCCGccccgatgctgctgctccagcTGTACGTGCTCGTGACGCTGCAGAGCGAGGCGCAGCTGGCCGCGGCACTGAGGCTGAAAACGCTGggccatcaccaccatcacctgcCGCCGAGTACGGCGCTGGTGCAGCAGACGAATCtggccgagcagcagcagaaaacgTTCCGCGATCTGAACATGGTGTCGGCCACGCTGTCGCTGTTTAGCGTGTGCTGGGCGCTGGCCAGCTTTAGCAAGAACGTGCGGCTGCAGAACGTCCACCGGCTGGTGCTGACCTGGCTCGGGGTGATCTTTCAGTTTCTGTGGCGCCTCGGGACGGTCATTTCGCGCGTCATCTCGCTGACGGTGTACGCGTCCGTGTACAGCCACTGGGTGTTTCTGGTGATAA tTCTGCACTGGTTTTCAATGTTTCTGTGGCTGATTTCGCCCAAGAACGTGTTTCACGGGGAGCGCATTTCGCGGCTTAAGAAGACGACGCTCGGCGGTTTGATTGCGTTCGTGTACATCTTTGCGTACATCAATCTGCAGGAAGTGAGGCATCGGCAAAAGATG CTCACCTTCTACGTGGTAATGTTTGCGGAAAACTGTCTGCTCGTCTGCCTGTGGATGGTCGGCGTGTGGCCAAACCGGCCGGACGGTTGGTATCTCGTACCGCTGTCCGTGCTCGGCAGCTTTGCCGCCGGCCTGTTCTTTATGGTCGTGTACTACCGGTACTTCCACGTGCGCCGGCTCGGGTACGAGGCGGGTGGACGCGTGGCGGAGAAGTGCGCCGGCCACTGCGCCCCGGACGGATGCCGCTGCCTGGCCGGGCACGAACACGGCATAGATGGTGgatgcggtggtggtggaggcgcCGGAGGTAAGGGAGGCGGCGGTATCGGTGGAGGCGTTGGGCGTGGTGCGCTGAACGGCAACGGCTGCCAGAAGTATCCACACGCGATTCCGGGTGTGTTTAACTGCCGCTTTTCGAACCCGGTCAATGCGGCCACGAAgcggaaaaagaagaaaccgaCCACCTTTGTGCCGCCGCCGAACTTGGCGATTGCATCGCCGAATGCAACCACTGGGGGCGGTGTGAACGACCATGCTGCGACGAGCCAGCTgcttcagcagcaacaatccCACCAACAACTGCAACTTCCAccacatcagcagcaacatcagcagcagcagcagcagcagcagcatcaccatcagcagcaccagcagcagtatcTACAGCAACAACCATTGCTCtcacatcaacagcagcagcagcagcagcagcaccagcagcagacactacagcagcagcaacaggagcTTCAGCAACAATACATGGGCCCGATGGCCATCCCCTTCTGGCGGCGGCCGCTGCCACGATCGCACACCGGCGGCTCGAGCGAGAACGAAGGCAGCAGCGTCGGTTCGCGGGTAAACATCCAGCAGAAGCTGCAGGAGAAAAAGCAGAAGCAGCTGGCCGAGCTGAAGATCATCGAGGAGGAGATCAAGCAGGGCAAGCTGGGAGGGCCGGGCGGTACCGGCACGCTCAGCTCCGGGGACGACGCGGGCAAAACGACGCTACCGCGGCAACCGATCCCGCGCGCCAAGAAGCACATCGATCTCGATCCGATCGAGTGGCGCACGTCCAGCCCGGATATGGCGGAGATCGTGGCGAACAAGTCGTTCAACGACCTGAACCTGCTGCTCGCGGCCAATCTGGACGATGTGAATAGCTTGAACAAGTTCAACAGCAACTACGATCCGATCTACAACAGCTTCGGGCTAAACGGGATCAACATATCGGCGCTGGTCAATCTGAAGAGTGGTGGGGCTAACGGTCCGGCGGGTGCGCTAGTCGATGCCACCGGGCAGTCGGCATCGCCGTCGGCAGTACCGGGCGTGGGACCGGGCGTAGGTGGTGCGGGCAACCGTAACATGTCGCCGATATCGTCGCAAATCTCGGCCACCGAAAGCAATTCGCTCACGCGCCAAGTGCTGCCGCGCTCGAAGATACTGCCGAACAACATCCCGCGCAATCCGTTCGCCGAGAACTATCGGGGCAACTTTGTGAATCTGTACGCGGATGCGGCCGCCAGCACACCGGCGGCCGGGCTGATCAATGGTGctgccggcggtggtggcagtggcagtggGGCCGGTGTGCGGGCACCCTCCATCAGCCCGCGGACGACGGAGATTGCGCAGTCGAACCGGGCCATCCTGTACGATGCGCACGGGCGGCTGTACACCGATGCGAACCATCCGCGGCAGGTGTCCGGCACGTACAGCAGCACGGAGAATGCGGGCGCCGAAAATCTGCCCTTCCCGTACAATGTGGTGCCGCCGCCCCGGAGCAAGCTGGACAGCCGCGGCACACCGACGACGCCGGTCCCGTCCGGGTCGGCGAGCGGCAGTGCGAACAACACCAACAGTAGCAACAAATCGGGCCGCACCTCCGCGACCGCCACGATGGCGGCGATCGTGGCGAGCGTCGGTGGAGCGGGCGGATCCGCCGGTGGATCCGGTGGAGCCGGAGTGATCAACAACCTGAACAACACCAAGCGGCAGAACATGCAGCGGGCCAAGACGCCGGAAATTCTGCTCGCCCCGCACTATCTCGAGAACTCGCGCATCTACTTCGACTGGGTGGCACGGGAGGCGGCCAACTTTAG ATTACAAGAATCGGAACGTGATCAACCGATGGAAAGCAGCGGAGACGAGAACCTGGACAACTCTGGATGTGACGATGGACACAACGGACATCATCGGATACCTTCGGATATTGATAGTCAG GTCTCACTACCCCGTTCCTACACACTGCCCCGCGAGTTCAAGTACTACCGCCGAAACAAAGGCCGCAAGGTGAAGAATGAGCATTTCATTGCCAGCACAAACAGCAGCGATGGCGATGTGGACAGTGGAGATGACAACGAGTCGGAGCGGCTCTCCAACCTTTCCTCCAGTTCGCAACGACGCGTGAAAAATGCCACACCGTGCACAAACCTCCAACCAAATGGCCATCACGTTCCatcgttgcagcagcagcagcagcagcagcagctactcCAACAGCCATTGCCTCGCCAACGGTTAAACAATTTGAATAAAGGCATGCCACAGCCACAGCCACCGATCAGCGCATCGATGGCCCTGATGTACGCGGGTCCCGGTGGTCCGGGCGGATCGCCCAGCGGCACGATGCTGCTCACGAACGGACAGGCCATACCGGCGGGAAACGTTAGCCGGCAAACGCTTAATGCAACGCCTCAAAATCTTCACCAACCACCCCTACCTCACGCGCCGATCGGGCTAGCGAACGGGTACAATCTAACGGGCGCGGGAGACCGTAGCAGTCCCGCCCTGCCCGCCCTACTGTCCGGCAGCGACGGTAGCCCAGTCGGGATGGTCGGTAAACCGGGAGCGGTGCATAGCTTCGATCTAATTAGCGGTGTGGAAGGGGCGGCGGGTGCTGCACTGCCACCGTACCATCCCGGTGGCGGTGCAGCTGGTGGCAATGGTGCACGACCGACGCGTTTCCGCATGTACGGTACCAAGAATGGTATGGTGCGTCACGAAACCAAGCTGTAG
- the LOC121600008 gene encoding protein Cep89 homolog, which produces MCSRLPKRHNVEPVFRIISQLFADHSDLASSSAARTDSEMGDFYRMPADSIPRDPDPSIPGKTRFHKRKTHTRRKPRASPQGTSLAYSGTIVGRSKSVDDLTAVAGVGSESDTEEDAITKSHDTIAPSHHHHHHRQAEKLLQLKDQQIAKLIKKLTAVFECNNQFAVEHEKLQKEYQQAVQSLRTLEAIQAKSCDSCAGFEAERSLLAKENADLRNDVKMMKILVYRLNVQIERYQDTIREGRTDIPRLDFVDSTYGGAKDNLNWGPVNSHTLGPLLNAYEETIAEKTALVQRYESELASFTGKLKKVLEENEALQKMAEEVRAGQSGWASEKARLQAQVDVLRSKAEVQGKRVDLAKEKLVEVLKCYEQKVQAQNLDIERLQEAYSRAKGELTSLRNLNQNPEVVANSLKECQKLLEELRHQHSEERTRTATEVESLRTELRQRTADLEQLRQDHRQQQGIFERQKEINEILMGKNTTLKQTLERTRQSKEILKQRLKTMISWGKGSEQRKDQLADCWRNIRALQDQLQQRDRQLQAQQQRFQAEQEQLQRRLRQREDTLRKILADKAQFQRHS; this is translated from the exons ATGTGCTCCCGACTGCCGAAGCGTCACAACGTAGAGCCCGTGTTTCGTATCATCTCACAGCTCTTTGCCGACCATTCCGATCTTGCGTCGTCTTCCGCCGCCCGGACCGATTCGGAGATGGGTGATTTCTACCGCATGCCGGCCGATAGCATTCCGCGCGATCCTGACCCATCCATTCCCGGCAAGACTCGGTTCCACAAGcgcaaaacgcacacacgccgCAAACCAAGAGCATCACCGCAAGGTACATCTCTGGCCTATTCCGGCACGATCGTTGGCCGTAGCAAAAGTGTGGACGATCTAACGGCTGTGGCCGGTGTCGGTTCCGAATCGGACACAGAAGAGGATGCGATTACCAAATCGCACGACACAATTGCACCttcacaccatcatcatcatcatcgccaggCGGAAAAGCTTCTCCAGCTGAAGGACCAACAGATAGCCAAGTTGATCAAGAAGCTGACGGCCGTGTTTGAGTGCAACAATCAGTTCGCGGTGGAGCACGAAAAGCTGCAGAAGGAGTACCAGCAGGCGGTGCAGAGCCTGCGCACGCTCGAAGCCATTCAGGCGAAAAGCTGCGACAGTTGCGCCGGCTTTGAAGCGGAACGAAGTTTACTGGCAAAAGAAAATGCCGATCTACGGAACGATGTCAAAATGATGAAGATACTCGTGTACCGGCTAAATGTACAGATCGAACGGTATCAGGACACGATCCGCGAGGGCAGAACCGACATACCCCGGCTCGACTTTGTCGACAGCACGTACGGGGGAGCGAAGGACAATCTGAACTGGGGGCCGGTGAATTCGCACACGCTCGGTCCGCTGCTGAACGCGTACGAGGAAACGATCGCCGAGAAGACGGCACTGGTGCAGCGGTACGAATCGGAGCTGGCCAGTTTCACCGGCAAGCTGAAGAAAGTGCTGGAGGAAAACGAAGCACTGCAGAAGATGGCGGAAGAGGTACGGGCCGGCCAGAGCGGATGGGCGTCGGAAAAGGCACGCCTGCAGGCGCAGGTTGATGTACTACGGAGCAAGGCGGAGGTGCAGGGGAAGCGGGTCGATCTGGCGAAGGAAAAGCTGGTGGAGGTGCTCAAATGTTACGAACAGAAAG TACAAGCCCAAAATCTAGACATTGAGCGCCTGCAGGAAGCTTACTCACGCGCGAAAGGGGAGCTGACCTCACTGCGTAATCTGAACCAAAATCCAGAAGTTGTCGCGAATAGTTTGAAGGAATGCCAAAA ACTTCTGGAGGAACTTCGACACCAGCACAGCGAAGAACGTACCCGTACGGCAACGGAAGTGGAATCCCTGCGGACCGAGCTTCGCCAACGGACGGCCGACCTTGAGCAGCTTCGCCAGGACCACCGGCAACAGCAGGGCATCTTCGAGCGGCAGAAAGAAATCAATGA AATCCTTATGGGAAAGAACACTACGCTGAAGCAAACGCTCGAGCGCACCAGACAATCGAAGGAAATACTGAAGCAGCGCCTCAAAACAATGATCAGCTGGGGCAAGGGTTCGGAACAGCGCAAAGATCAGCTGGCCGACTGCTGGCGCAACATTCGCGCACTGCAGgaccagctgcagcagcgcgACCGGCAGCTCCAGGCGCAACAGCAACGCTTCCAGGCCGAGCAGGAGCAGCTGCAGCGTCGGCTACGCCAGCGGGAGGATACGCTACGTAAGATTCTAGCAGATAAGGCCCAATTTCAGCGCCACAGTTGA